A window of Dehalococcoidia bacterium contains these coding sequences:
- a CDS encoding molybdopterin dehydrogenase: ICLNAVHVIPYRAVQAEQVVIGKKIDEALAEEAGQAAVSAAKPLEHNKYMVAVARTLVKRTLLACAG, translated from the coding sequence GGATCTGCCTCAACGCCGTTCACGTCATACCCTACAGGGCGGTCCAGGCGGAGCAGGTGGTTATCGGCAAGAAAATAGATGAAGCGCTGGCTGAAGAAGCGGGCCAGGCCGCTGTATCCGCAGCCAAGCCGCTCGAACATAATAAATACATGGTGGCGGTTGCCAGGACGCTGGTTAAAAGAACGCTGCTGGCCTGCGCGGGATGA